A portion of the Bacillus sp. es.034 genome contains these proteins:
- the istB gene encoding IS21-like element helper ATPase IstB codes for MTTELLLDHLTKKLRIPMIAAQYRSLAREAEERNFTYEEYLLALLESESESREENQRQRRLKQAAFPIHKTLDSYDFSLMPSLNKNRFLTLSKGDFVEKRENIIFLGNSGTGKSHLATGIGIEMIKNGYKVKFISAAELVEELLLANEEYKLGALEKRWLKIDLIIVDELGYVPFTKIGAELLFQFFAGRYERASVMITTNLEFTEWTSIFGDEKMTAALLDRLTHKAHILLLNGESYRFRQSMKQKDESNK; via the coding sequence ATGACAACTGAACTTTTATTAGACCACCTTACTAAAAAACTTCGGATTCCCATGATCGCTGCCCAATATCGTTCACTCGCTAGAGAAGCTGAAGAGCGTAATTTCACCTATGAAGAGTACCTGTTGGCTTTATTAGAAAGTGAATCTGAATCTAGAGAAGAGAATCAAAGACAAAGAAGGCTTAAGCAAGCGGCATTCCCTATCCACAAAACATTAGATAGTTATGATTTTAGTTTGATGCCCAGTTTGAATAAAAACCGGTTTCTTACCTTGTCCAAAGGGGATTTTGTGGAGAAAAGGGAAAACATCATTTTTTTAGGAAACAGTGGGACCGGAAAGTCCCATCTCGCAACGGGAATTGGCATTGAGATGATTAAAAATGGCTATAAGGTAAAATTTATCTCAGCAGCTGAGCTAGTAGAAGAACTCCTATTAGCTAATGAAGAATACAAGCTTGGAGCCTTGGAGAAACGGTGGCTCAAAATTGATTTAATCATTGTAGATGAACTTGGATATGTACCATTTACCAAGATAGGAGCTGAGTTACTGTTCCAATTTTTTGCCGGACGATATGAACGTGCGAGCGTAATGATCACTACTAATCTAGAATTCACAGAATGGACGTCCATCTTCGGAGACGAAAAGATGACAGCAGCTCTGCTTGATCGACTTACCCATAAGGCCCATATTCTCCTACTCAACGGAGAATCGTACCGGTTTAGACAATCTATGAAACAAAAAGATGAAAGTAATAAGTAA
- the istA gene encoding IS21 family transposase, which translates to MIEMAQFYNIKFLKEVEGLSQRQIATKLGVSRNTVSKYLSQNAAPTTVLRKRVYRTKEYSAETKRVIPIIDQWLEDDQKHWKKQKHTAIKIYKRLVDEYDFKGSASNIRKIVAKRKKKIQEVFIPLDFQLGHQFQFDWGEADIILQGRTQRIFLFCVQLSASRMRFVRAYIHEKQEAFLDGFVHAFEFFGGIPTEGLLDNLKTAVVKVLQGRDRLEQETFVGLQAHYVFKAEFCNPASGNEKGRIEGTVGYIRRNALVPYPEVQTIEELNQYLTDWCFKEASRTHVPNKSETVLEMWEKEKSYLSPLPPIRFEACKLLSCKVNKTSLITVDTNRYSVPCRFAGQEVWAKIFVDRVIVVAQNQVIAEHVRSYERNQMITVLDHYLEILLKKPRAIRDAHAFQTTEVPDVFKRFHLKMREQEGAAGDRKFIRLLLLHRDIGMERLTNAFLEAEKTQVFRYEVVHEIIQKLTNQDISFQPLPTDQTPISLLDYKVSKSNIEQYGQLTGVNNK; encoded by the coding sequence ATGATCGAAATGGCTCAATTCTATAATATCAAATTCTTAAAAGAGGTTGAAGGTTTATCACAAAGGCAAATTGCGACAAAACTTGGGGTATCTCGCAATACCGTAAGTAAGTATTTATCCCAAAATGCAGCTCCTACCACTGTATTAAGAAAAAGAGTATATAGAACAAAAGAATACTCCGCAGAAACTAAAAGAGTCATCCCAATTATTGATCAGTGGTTGGAAGATGATCAAAAACATTGGAAAAAGCAAAAACATACTGCAATTAAAATTTACAAAAGATTAGTAGACGAATACGACTTTAAAGGGTCAGCTTCTAACATACGTAAGATAGTAGCCAAACGTAAGAAAAAGATCCAAGAAGTTTTCATTCCACTTGATTTTCAACTCGGCCACCAATTTCAATTCGACTGGGGAGAGGCCGATATTATTCTTCAAGGTAGGACACAACGCATATTCCTCTTTTGCGTTCAGCTTTCCGCCAGTCGAATGCGGTTTGTGAGAGCCTATATTCATGAAAAACAGGAAGCATTCTTGGATGGGTTTGTCCATGCCTTTGAATTCTTTGGAGGAATTCCAACGGAAGGACTACTTGATAATCTTAAAACAGCAGTTGTGAAAGTCCTTCAAGGAAGAGATCGATTAGAACAAGAAACCTTTGTCGGTCTTCAGGCTCATTATGTGTTTAAAGCAGAGTTTTGTAATCCCGCAAGTGGAAACGAAAAGGGACGGATTGAAGGAACTGTAGGATACATAAGGAGAAATGCCCTGGTTCCATATCCAGAGGTTCAAACCATAGAGGAATTAAACCAATACCTTACGGACTGGTGTTTCAAGGAAGCAAGCAGGACTCACGTACCAAATAAATCTGAGACTGTACTTGAAATGTGGGAGAAAGAAAAGAGCTATTTATCGCCTCTTCCTCCAATCCGTTTCGAAGCGTGTAAACTCTTATCATGTAAAGTAAATAAAACATCGCTCATAACTGTTGATACCAATCGTTACTCTGTTCCTTGTCGATTCGCTGGCCAAGAAGTTTGGGCAAAAATTTTTGTCGACCGAGTAATCGTAGTGGCTCAAAACCAAGTGATCGCTGAACACGTTCGCTCATATGAAAGAAATCAAATGATTACGGTTCTTGATCATTATTTAGAGATATTACTTAAGAAACCAAGAGCCATTAGAGATGCGCATGCATTCCAGACTACTGAAGTACCTGATGTATTCAAGCGTTTCCACCTAAAAATGCGTGAACAAGAAGGTGCCGCAGGAGACAGGAAATTTATCCGACTACTCCTTCTTCACCGTGATATTGGGATGGAGAGGTTAACAAATGCCTTTTTAGAAGCAGAAAAAACGCAAGTTTTCCGATATGAGGTTGTACACGAAATAATTCAAAAGCTCACCAATCAAGATATATCATTCCAGCCTCTCCCGACGGACCAAACGCCTATTAGCCTCCTAGATTATAAAGTTAGTAAGTCTAATATTGAACAATATGGACAACTTACAGGAGTAAATAACAAATGA
- the istA gene encoding IS21 family transposase, with protein sequence MINCRKILDLHLEGMSQRTISASTGHSRNTVASVIQTAKARGIQSLNDTMTNAWLNDFLFPEKQAVEKGYYPVDWERVHKELQKKNVTLKLLHYEYAAEARLGKKIPYAYRTFTEKYGNYAKKYKTTMPIRRKPGEIMEVDWAGSTLTLQDRATGEKIPVYVFIATLPYSQYSYVEGFIDMKSPSWLTAHIHALEYFRGVPETVVPDNLKTGVIKPLRGEPILQEAYRELADYYHTVIVPSRVRKPKDKASVEGTVGFISRQIIAALRNYPFFHLEDLNQHISEKLEEINTTAFQKRPGSRREVFEEEEKPYLRSLPRTRYKLTEWKTAKVQPNYHIQVDRMYYSVPYEYVREQVEIRLTPDLLEFYFKDVRIASHKRLTGDIGQYSTSVEHMPDHHRLYLDHNPENNRAWAKSIGPSMEKFVGLIFEQNAEKKALSIVSALRNIAEKYEPTTLEKSVDTLLVISSNPTLSVLKSILDREAKRIPPESPAEKSKDMTNDFGFVRGAAYFGKERSK encoded by the coding sequence GTGATTAATTGTCGGAAGATTCTAGATCTTCATTTAGAGGGGATGAGTCAGCGTACAATCAGCGCTAGCACGGGTCATTCAAGGAATACGGTAGCTAGTGTGATCCAAACGGCAAAAGCAAGAGGAATACAATCACTTAACGACACGATGACGAATGCTTGGCTAAATGATTTTCTGTTTCCTGAGAAACAAGCAGTCGAGAAAGGCTATTATCCGGTGGACTGGGAAAGGGTGCACAAAGAACTTCAAAAGAAAAATGTTACGTTGAAATTATTGCATTACGAATATGCAGCTGAAGCACGCTTGGGAAAGAAGATTCCCTATGCGTACCGTACATTTACTGAAAAATACGGGAATTATGCAAAGAAATATAAAACGACGATGCCAATTCGTCGTAAACCTGGTGAAATTATGGAGGTTGATTGGGCAGGATCTACGCTAACCCTTCAAGACCGGGCCACAGGTGAGAAGATACCAGTGTATGTGTTTATCGCTACACTTCCTTATAGTCAATATAGCTATGTTGAGGGCTTTATAGACATGAAATCTCCGAGCTGGCTTACTGCCCACATTCATGCATTGGAGTATTTTAGAGGCGTACCTGAGACGGTGGTGCCAGACAACTTAAAAACAGGTGTGATCAAACCTCTACGAGGTGAACCGATTTTGCAGGAAGCATATCGAGAGCTAGCTGATTATTATCATACAGTGATAGTTCCAAGTCGTGTCCGGAAACCGAAGGACAAAGCAAGTGTTGAAGGAACAGTTGGCTTTATTTCCAGACAGATTATAGCTGCTTTACGCAATTATCCTTTTTTTCATTTAGAAGATTTGAACCAACACATTTCAGAAAAACTTGAAGAGATTAATACTACTGCTTTTCAAAAACGTCCAGGCTCTCGTAGAGAAGTATTTGAGGAAGAGGAGAAGCCCTACCTTCGCTCTCTTCCTCGCACACGTTACAAATTGACGGAATGGAAAACAGCTAAAGTTCAACCGAACTACCACATCCAGGTTGATCGCATGTATTACTCCGTCCCCTATGAGTACGTCCGGGAGCAGGTAGAAATTCGCCTAACACCAGATCTACTTGAATTTTACTTCAAAGATGTACGGATTGCATCCCATAAGCGCTTAACAGGCGATATTGGACAATATTCGACCTCAGTAGAACATATGCCTGATCATCATCGTTTGTATTTAGATCATAATCCAGAGAACAACCGTGCTTGGGCCAAAAGCATTGGTCCATCCATGGAAAAGTTCGTTGGTTTAATTTTTGAACAAAACGCAGAGAAAAAAGCATTGTCCATTGTGAGCGCTCTTAGAAATATAGCTGAAAAATATGAGCCAACGACGTTGGAAAAGTCAGTAGATACTTTACTAGTCATATCAAGTAACCCAACTCTTTCAGTTCTTAAGAGTATTCTAGACCGCGAGGCTAAAAGGATTCCGCCGGAATCACCTGCCGAAAAGTCAAAAGATATGACTAATGATTTTGGATTTGTGCGTGGTGCAGCTTATTTTGGAAAGGAGCGTTCTAAATGA
- the istB gene encoding IS21-like element helper ATPase IstB — translation MNQETLRKLTEMKMGGMADIYQQQSQNREYQRMDFDDRFQLLVDHEYDRRRSNKLERLIKQATLNEPSAAIEDIEYNPDRKLNKQLILELATGNYIQRHHNIILMGASGNGKTWIANAFGVQACRQFYNVKYIRLPELLDELTVAKFEADGSFRKLIQKYRKVDVLILDEWLLTELPEEHVMLILEIIESRLKRASTIFCSQFSPEGWHAKLGQAQVADAILDRIIHDSYHIMVDGEISMRERHGLVGSS, via the coding sequence ATGAATCAGGAAACTTTACGAAAACTAACCGAAATGAAAATGGGTGGTATGGCAGATATTTATCAGCAACAGAGCCAAAACCGCGAATATCAAAGAATGGATTTTGATGATCGCTTTCAGCTTTTAGTAGATCATGAATATGATCGCAGACGTTCAAATAAATTAGAGCGCCTGATCAAACAGGCAACGTTGAATGAACCTTCAGCTGCCATTGAAGACATCGAATATAATCCAGATCGAAAACTGAATAAGCAACTCATCTTAGAACTAGCAACAGGAAATTATATTCAACGACACCATAACATTATCCTTATGGGCGCTTCAGGAAACGGAAAAACATGGATCGCAAATGCCTTTGGTGTTCAAGCATGTCGTCAGTTTTATAACGTTAAGTACATTCGTCTTCCTGAACTATTAGATGAGCTGACAGTGGCTAAGTTCGAAGCAGACGGAAGCTTTCGGAAGTTGATCCAAAAATACCGGAAAGTAGATGTATTAATACTGGATGAATGGTTATTAACTGAACTTCCTGAAGAACACGTGATGCTTATATTGGAAATTATTGAGTCAAGGCTCAAAAGAGCCTCTACCATATTCTGTTCACAGTTTTCCCCAGAAGGATGGCACGCTAAATTAGGACAAGCTCAAGTAGCTGATGCCATTCTTGATCGTATTATTCATGATTCCTATCACATCATGGTCGATGGAGAGATTTCAATGCGTGAACGCCATGGATTGGTGGGATCTTCATGA